The DNA sequence ATCATAAACtctatgtttgtaccatatttagggccttcgtatttagacctcgtataaatacttgggggactcaaatgtaattatgtaataaatgaaatggcaaatatgtaataagtgacttattctataaaaggacttctCACTCACCTCATTAGGGGGGTCaaggtttaggccatgggaagagagaaaacatctcagaaatggcaaacacagaaaataggctagagagcacactgcctctagccttcttgtatattcaccatccagagtgaaacaatatcaacatcaatatggacgtagcccaaacattggggtgaaccacgatacatcttgtgttctttactttcttgcagattcacagtcggatttacgttattccaagaccccaccggttttgtgcatcaacatttggcaccgtctgtgggaaacgacacgaaaagtaTGTCAGTTctatttcattttttcatctcacccaCCGTGAGACCTTATCACCgtccactgtgaatctgcagaaacccagaACCTCCCTCATtgggcttttccagaaaacctCCACAAACACAAAGCCACCAAGTCATCTCTCTCTTGTCCCTCTCTCGTCAACCTCCCATGGTGAGATGCTTGAAAGGCTTCCTTCcagaccatatatatatatatatatatatatatatatatatatcggaccCGAGTCATCTGCTCTCCTCGAGTGTGGGGATTGTGCATTTATATTAAAAGGGTTTTGAAGTGCAGTGGAACTTTCTCTTGGGGTACTAAATTTGTCGATTTATCCGGCTACTGTGGGTTTGATATAATCATTATGCCTTTCCAAAGCAAGTTTCGCCTTATTTCGTACTCCCAAGAGTTGGTACATGGTCAACCGCTGTATGCTTCTTCAAACTACCTTCATGTCAAGGCTTTGAATCGTGAACCAGCCAGGCATTCTTTCCATGCTGTCGCTCTAAAGCTTCGTGGGTGTGtggaggaaaagaaagaagttgAAGATGAGAAGGTGGTTAATAACAAGGAACAAACTTCTATACCATCATTTGATTCGTACAGCAGCAAAGTCTCCCTCTACATGGCTTTACCAATCCTAATGGGCAACCTCTGTGCCATCCTCGCACCTAAACCTGCCGAGCGAAATCCCATAAAGTGCCTACCCAACCCGCCAGCGTAACCCTATTCCAGCAACCGCTGGACCCGTGTCCGATCCTTCCGGAAAGAGAAGCTCGACGACGCTCTAATCCAGGAACAAGCTCTTACCACCACAATTTTGTTCCAACAGCACCAGCAGAACGACTCTTTGCCCTTTGATCGCTCCGTCTCCCTCCGCTACCCCAATTCCACCTCCAAGAAGAGCAGCAACACCCTGCCCTGCAGCTCCAACTCCTGCGTTAGGTCCCTCACATACCCCTTCCTCCAGCCCCACCAGCTTGTTAATCAGGATGTTAAACCTacatgcaaaagcaaggaataaagggTCTGCAAGAGCACATgggaaagaaaaacagaaagaaattGTTTGTGGAGGGGCGGTAATGCTGGTCTTGGTGAGCTGGGGAGCCTTAAGGAATTAAGGGGAGACTTAGTCATAAAGAATTTGAGGCATGTGGTGTCAGAATCAAATGTTGGTACACCTTTCAAGGACAAACAGCATCTCCGTTCGTTGGAATTGcgatgaaaaaagaaaagcagaaagcaaaggtagaaaaagggaggaaaataatgaaaaaggaaaagatgtCTGGAGATGGAGAAAAGCCGAGGAGAAAGTGGAAAGCATGGCACACCCATACCCACTGTCAGggatgaatattttattaagttgtctTCTGCAAACTGTAGCAATTATTATATAGTTATACTAATGTATAAAGAAGGcagcatgccaaaaaaaaaaaacaaacaaaaaaacaaaaaaacaaaaaaggcaaAATAGTGGGCCCAAAATAGTGGGCTGAAATGTTACGTGGAAGGCGAATGCCCATATGCCAAAAAGAGTCAGGCTCtatggcttcaaactccaacctccatccctccacttaaggttcaccttcttttatcaccaatcaggtgatcaaaagtacgtccagtactccaaaattattcggcagcctgccgctattatcaccaaccaggtgatcaaaagtgcatctagtactccaaaattattccgcagcatgccgctattatcaccaaccaagtgatcaaaagtacatccagtactccaaaattattcgacagtctaccgctattatcaccaaccaggtgatcaaaagtacatccagtacttcaaaattattcagcagtctgccgctattatcactaaccaggtgatcaaaagtatgtccagtactccaaaattattcggctgcctaccgctattatcactaaccaggtgatcaaaagtacgtccagtactccaaaattatacatgagcatcactcatgtcaatcacacataaacattcatgagcatcactcatgtcaacattcatgaacatcactcatgtcaatcaacataaacgttcatgagcatcactcatgtcaatcagctttgaaagcttcatttatagagcttcaGCTTCATTTACAGACGTTACAATATCTGGTTGGGGCCACTTAATATTACAGTTtggcatttttttttcatttataagtgagaagTCCTAGGTTTGAATCTtgccaaaaacaaatttgaactacattattgttagcccattgtgaggctaagttcaatcctcctccttagtgtagaGAATAttgtatgttaaaaaaaaaaatctaaattcatCCAATGTAgttttttccttaaaaaaaaacaatcaacgATTGATATTAGTTCATGACAGTTGGATTATCTCATTGAATaccctaattaattagttaGGCAACAATTTTTACGTGTGTTTGAATTATTGTTAGTGATGTTATTATTCTACTTAAATTATACAcgtatatttgtttttttttttttttttgtttcttttattaacATGCACTAGAAGTAGAACATTCAACCATGTCGTTCTACACACTATAACAGTAGAATACTAACTACGTGGCAATGTTTACGATACATGTTTATGAATAAAATTACACAGGAAATATGCATGTTGATTagcaaattttgaatattttgcaGGGAATGTCTGTATTAACCCTAGCAGTTTCACTCCCTTCCCTCAAACCACCTCCCTGCAAGATCCCCATGTGGAAAACTGCAATAAGGCCTCCACCCTCCATTTAGCTGTGTTTTATGGGGCCCTCTACACTCTTGCCATTGGAACAGGTGGGACCAAGCCCAACATCTCAACCACTGGAGCAGACCAATTTGACGATTTTGACCCCAAGGAGAAGAACCATAAGCTTTCCTTCTTCAATTGGTGGATGTTTAGCATCTTCTTCGGGACGCTGTTTGCCAACACTGTGCTAGTCTACATTCAGGACAATGTGGGCTGGGCCTTGGGATATGGGCTTCCAACTCTTGGGCTTCTGATATCTATTTTGATTTTCTTAGCTGGCACACCATTTTATAGGCACCAGTTGCCAAGCGCAAGTCCCTTCACAAGGATGGCTAAGGTCCCAGTGGCTGCGTTGAGGAAATGGAGGGTGACTCTCCCTAGTGACCCTAAGGAGCTCGATGAGTTTAACTTGGAGGAGTACGCAAAGAAGGGAAATTTCAGGATTGATTCCACCCCAACCCTAAGGTTTGGGTACATACATTTATGTTAAACAATTACTTATACTATCTAGACTACTATTAGAGACTAAACTACACGGAGGGCTAAACGAGCTCCACAAAGACCCAATATACTTTTTATCTTCTAAACTTTCGTGTGTGAAGATACCTGTTCAACTTAACTCTAGCTTAGCACAAACTTCTAGCCTAACAACACCGCCGAGTCCTCCCACATTGCTGTCATCCTGGTTACGTCCCCAACTACCACATTAATGTGTACACTCATGCAGGTTCCTCAACAAAGCTGCTGTGAAAACAGGCTCAACTAGTCCATGGATGCTATGCTCAGTAACCCAAGTAGAAGAGACCAAGCAAAGGCTAAGAATGATTCCAATCTTGGCAGCCACATTTATACCAAGCACTATGATTGCACAGGTTAATACCCTATTTGTCAAACAAGGCACAACCCTCGATCGATCACTCGGAAGCTTCAAAATCCCCCGTGCAAGTTTAGCCGGATTTGTGACGCTCTCCATGCTTGTAAGCGTCGTGCTCTATGACCGGTTCTTTGTCAGGATCATGCAAAGAGtgaccaaaaaccctagaggaATCACTCTCCTCCAAAGAATGGGAATTGGAATGGTCTTCCACGTTTTCATTATGGTCGTTGCATCTCTAACCGAAAGGTACAGGCTTCATCTTGCAAAGCAACATGGAGTAGTCGAGAGCGGAGGACAAGTTCCCATCACTATATTGGTTTTACTTCCTCAATTTGTGCTTATGGGAACAGCTGATGCTTTTCTGGAGGTTGCGAAGATTGAGTTTTTCTACGACCAAGCACCTGAAAATATGAAGAGCCTTGGGACTTCTTTTGCCATGACCACTTTAGGAATGGGAAACTTTATTAGTAGCTTCCTTCTTTCGACAGTTTCTCACATCACCAAAAAGCATGGCCACAAAGGATGGATTCTGAACAACCTTAATGCTTCTCATCTCGATTACTACTATGCATTTTTCGCGGTACTAAACGTCTTCAACgttattttcttcttgtttatgACTAAGATGTATGTGTACAAGGCTGAAATTTCAGATTCGATAAAAGTGCTCACGGAAGAATTGAGGGAGACGACGTACAAAGCATCCAATGAAGGTGATTCAATAAAAGGTCGAATAACAAGTGAGTTATGAGACAGAAATTGAAGATAAAAGGGTAAAGGGTGACGTTCTTGATTGTTCTCAGCTTTGTGTATGTTTGATTGTATTATAAATCGTCAATGAAATGGGAAAGAGAAAATATAAATGTGTCAAATGCTTGCAAGTATCTAACTACGAATACAGAAGCTGAAATATATATCAATATATATGTgcgagtgtgtgtgtgtaaaaattaaataaagagAAGAACAGCTTAAATATCTTAACATATCTTAACAGAAACAGCTCTTGAATTTGTTTAGGTTTTGCAGACAAATAATGGTGTAAGTTGATTTGTTTTGCAAAAAATGAACTTCAGAAACTCCATTTGAGCGCAACAGCTGTGGTACAATACAGCTTGTCCCAATCGGGCATGAGGATTAACAACCAATACCTACAAATAACGATGACAAATTTGTACAATCATCTCTCCATTGCGATCCCCAGCAATATATTTGGTTTGGCATTAAAAGTTCAGTAGACTTGGATACAATGCGCCCCCTCACTTTTGCCTCAAATGTTTCTTTTTTCGTTACAATGCCAGAAGTTAGTACTAGAATGCACCGCAGATACAAACACATTGATTCCGCTTGTACATGAAAAATTAGTCCCATCATCTCCTCTTCGCTAGCTGGAATGTCCTTTTCAAGAATTGGTTTGCTGCTTTGTCATTCCTGTGGCATAACACCCTCAATAATGTGTTTGGATCTGATCTGTTCCACCGTCCTGTTGTCGGAGGCATTGGCAGCCTTTGCCCTGATCCCACAACTCCAATCCCGCTTGATTCGCAAGTCACAATGCTGAAATCCTCCATTAGTTGTTCAGTACATTGCCCCATCAGCTCTATCACCCCTTCTGTTGTCTCTGCCTCATGTTCCACCACATCCTTGGTTATCAACCCTTCTCCGCAAGTGCAAAAAATACGCTTTAAGCTGTCGAAATCTTCCTCAATCATCTCATGGTCAGTTCGATAAAACACCCGGGAGCTTCCTCCAGCAACCAAAACCATGAGGAATGCTTCGAAAGAGGCCCTCATTACTTCCTTGATTGCCAAGGCCTGCGCTTTATCTGTGAGAATTACTCCCAAGAGAGTGAGATTCTGCTTGAGAATTCGTAACGCAGGTCTTATTCTTGCATTGGCTACATCACCAACATAGAGGCTCTCATAGAAGACTGAGTTTGAGTCGAGAAAGATCAAGCGGTAGGCAGCTACTTCTGAGACATGTTGGCAGGCAGATTGGATGCCTGATTGTGCAAGTTCGAAGTAGGAAGAGGCGTTGGTTTGACTCTTGCGGTTATTGGCATGACGACTTCGAGGTGTTGTAGGAATGATTCGAGGTGAGAGGGAGAGGTTTTTGTCAAGAGAATGAAGGTGGGAAAGGAGATAGTGCAGAGTGTTTAGGCGGATGTAGAGGCGTTGTGTTCCTCTACTCGTTGATGGGCGAGGATGGTGACCTTCATTTGTTCCGTTTGGGTGAAAGTCTTCTGCTCCAACGCTACAAGGGCTAGCTTTTTTCCACAGCTTGAGGAACTTCGAGTCTCGATTGCATCGTGTTAGAGGAGGAAGTGTGGGGATATAACTCTGTTTCGAACCTGAGAAAGGAATATACTTTGATCAACACAAAACGTCACCAGAATCTTAAAGTTGTACCGAAATATAACATGGCATAAatttatttagaaaaaaaattaccgATCCCTAATATGAAATAACGGCTCTTACCACAAGACGCAACAAATGAAGTATACTCCTTGAAGACATGCTCCAACCCATCAGCAAGATCTTGAACTAAATCTTCAGTAATTCCTATCGGAATTTGGAAGAAGTCATCCACGGTTTCCTTGGCCAATTTCATTAGCTCCTCAGCTGATGGCGCATAAGGTTCCGATTTGGACTTTGGATTCCATGTCTGCAACACAAATACCTTGTTCACTTAAGCTCAAATTCAAACATAGATTTTTATCAAATGCAGTTATAAAGAAAGCGTAAAACATACCTCGCTTTCTTTCGCTCGGTGAACACACTCTTTCCCTCTCTTTAATCTCTCATGAATCCATCTTTTCAAGAGGTTCATTATGATGGAATCAATTTCGTACGGAACCATCTCTCTAACAATTGCTTTGCCGCCATCTTCGCACTCAGCAGAGTCCTCAACCACCATTTGGAGCAGAACCTTTTCTAGTTTTCCTGCCCTTTGCAATATCTCAACTGTATCACCTGAAAGCGTGGAGACCCCATTTAGGTATTGCTTCAACACTGCTCCGTAACAGTTGTGAAGTGTCACGGCCGCGACACCAGCTGCAGTTGTGTGCCACCTCTTGAGTATAGGACTGAAGCTTTCCCTCTCTTTCAAGGCCAACTCCTCTGTCTCTTTAGCTAACTGATGCAAGGTTTCAGTCACGGCATCTTCTGCCACTTCAGTTACATTCCCAGCTTCCATAATCTACAGAAAAAATTGAAGATGAGAAGCATATCACAATTACATTTGTACGGTGCAATGGGAAATGCCTATTGTCACATTGGCCTGTTATTTTACCAAATTGTGAAATCGTGTCTAGTCCTGATTTACAGTTTGATAACATAACATGCCGGTTATCTGGTAAAAGAACATTACTCGTATATAATAATAAGTAGCGTGTCAAAGAAGCAAATGGGCTGCAGCATATTAACCTTTGCAAAAGCTTGTTTCATTGAAGATCGAATGTAGTAGTCCACGCGGTCACCGGAGTTGTCCACCACCTTTATTTCACCTTTCCCTCCTCTTCCCCTCTCTGTGATTGTAACATCTTCACCCAAGATCTTGGAGGATGACAAGGCCAAAGGGAGAAGGTTCTCAATTTGGCCAACTGTCCCTCTTTGGAAATAATCATGGTATCGAAGCAATTTCTTCTCCGCCCACCCCTGCATTGAGCTCAACACCGAAGACAAAATCTTGACATACATAACCTCCCTATCCGGCCTCTTGGCATTGTTTGCCACTTCTGCAAGCATAGCATGAGCAGCACACAAAAGGTCGGCCTCAATCTGTGCGGTTTGCACGTATTGCTGAAACAACACCCATGTAAAGCACACATTGTGTATTGGCCTAGTGATCCCCAATGTCGACCATGTCTTCTTCATCAGCTCGAGCATTTCATCGACTTCATCTAATACTAGTGTCTCGTCTCTGATGTCGAAGACTGATTGCAGGAGAGCAACATAGAGGTGGATGTTGAGGGGGTAGCCATCAGCCCAGTGACAAACATCTGTTGGAGTTCCGTTGGAGCTACGCCACGATAAGGAGACTACAGAGTTGCAAAGGGTTCTCATGGTGTCTGAGTTCTTTCCTGTGTCTATGGCTTTGGTGTCAACCGCTCTGATGATCTCTCTGAGACGCAAAGCGAATGTGTTGGACTTGGCTAGTGGGATTGAAGGGTGGAGAAGAAGACCGGCTTCAAGGATCTTGAGCTGCCGCTTTTGCCAGTAATGGTACTCGTGGGAGTCGTTGAATTCGGATGGCTTTAGGTGTCGAAGGAGTTCTAGTGGGAGAATTATGGTCTCTGCTCGCCTACCCATCTGTGATCATATATTAGGGAGGACATGATTAATTACCGACCAAGATCAATGTCAATAAAGTAGTGCTACATGCATGATGCATCATACTTTCCGACATTGTaaaattgtttgtaccatatttacaGATCAGGTCACAAGTCATAAAAGTAATGGTTTATATAATGAGTTTTGAAGAAACTacgacatttaaaaaaaaaaaaaaaaaaaaaaaaaaaaactttggaaTATAACATTCTCATCCATTATTGTTTGTTACAAGTCAAATTAAACAAGATGAGAATGAGAAACCAAACTTTTACTTTGGGATTCAGAACTTCATGTGTGATTTTCATGCTTATTCCCAATTTTCAAATCCACAAAACAAATCCTTACCTTACCTTTTAAAATTGAGTAACCCTATATCTTGTTAATTCATTAGATCGCTTTGTgctaaattttataatttacaTTCATTAATTAATGAGTCATTTTGGTTGCGGTCCCTAATCAACCTAATTGTTAGACTAaaatcttgtttgtttaaatattttgatcgaGGTCCTTAACATCATTTAAGAGATTTAACTCATACATTGTGCATTTAATGTCCcacaaattataaaatttaaacaaattcaaataatactttcaaaatataataaatacttaaaaataaatattaaagtaATATTGTCCTTCACAAAATTATAGCAAGAAAATAATGTACCCacataattattaacatatttaaaaaaataattactgATACATTACATAAAataaaggagaaattaggttctcatccctcTTTTTACTACTCCATTGATAAAAAtcttattccttttcaatttttgatcaagatccttgggtattaataacatcattaattatttcaataataattttttttagttctaaatatattcatttaatgttaaaaatgttacaattagtatatttatatttatgactaagtTTTTTTAtcagatatttttatttttagtttgtacccattttcaatttgtaattcttttttaatttgtactaattttctttttaattttaatttgtacccatatattaatttctttttgtgcccatattttttaaagtttatttgtatttgtacccatattttttttatctgtactttttattttgctaaatgtacccgtGCTAATTATATgcacccattcatgtaaaacttttaaatctaaaaatgtactcattcttaaatatatcaatttgttatatgtaaaatgtaccttttttttatataaaatctattcaatttttttctaatccatttttaaagttatatgggtacattaattcttttttctttgattttaaaatgtatccatgtcaagtttaatctaAGAAATTTACTactgttattaagcctaatatcttcttcttcttctctttttgtgattttgaagaatgtacccatgttttgatacaataattgtTTTGgataattttgatgaatgtacccatgtttatatatacacacacacacaatagtatatttatattttaatatttttaatcccacaaattatggttttttatttaaaatctcatttatataaacaactaaaatttctaatttttaatttaaaaaatatagtaacgtacatagaaataaattatcacattaatttcagggacctcgatcaaaaattaaaaaccaacaaggttttaatcaaagaatattcatagctAAGGACCATATCCAAAGTCTCcccaaaataaatatatataattagcatgggtacatttagcacaatagaaaatgggtacaaataaatttaaaaaatatgggcacaaatacaaataaaactttaaaaaagatatgggcacaaaaagaaattaatatatgggtacaaattaaaaatgaaaagaaaattggtacaaattaaaaaaggaaaactaatgaaaatgacttgaaaactttgagttttaaagataaggacaaaataaatggtaaagtgaatagtacaatgattgactttttagtgtaaaaatgtggcttttcgttaaagtgaacagtaccatgagtttttcgttaaaattcccaatTAAAAAGGGttgtaaattaaaaatgagtactgactaataaaaatatatgataaaaaatttagccatacatataaatatactaaaatGTAACATTTATAatactaaatgaatatatttagaaattaaaaaatattttattattaaaataatcaaTGACGTTTATTAAAACTTATGGACCTTGATAAAAAGTTGAAAAGTaataaagttttaattaatGAAGTAGCAAAAATAGGGATAGAAATCTAATTTCTCCataattaattatcatgcatttaGCACATTTACATGCATGAAGATATCAAAATTGAAATGAATACGTACTTGGCCTACTAGGGTCCTCATGAGCGTCTTCCGCAGCCGATTATCGCTGCCTTCCGTGACCCTCATCTGCTGCCTCATAATCTCGGCGGATGTCATTGGCCGCCTCGGCCTTGAGGGCGGCAAGGTGAACGACATTCCGGGGGAGCCACCACTATTTGATGCGTTCGGCGAGGAGGGACTTGACCATCCACCATTTCCGGCGCCCAACGCCATCCTCCTCGACGGAGACCGCTTCAGCATCTTCAGCCCGAGCGCCCGCTTCACCCTGCTCGTCGGCGTTGTCACCACCCCATTTACCTTCGACCCCGATCCGGACCCGCTCCCCTCCCCACCATTACTATTACTGCTGTTGTTATCGTGGTGGTTGGAGTAGAACACGAGGGCGTTCCGTCCTCCAAAGCCAGGGGAAGAACGACACGCGGTAAAGAAGATCTCGTACGCGGTCTCACGCACGTCATCGCGGTCGATGCCCTCAAGCTTGCCAAAGGGCCAGACGAGGTCGCGGTCACAGTCGTGGTAGTCTGGACGGGGTGCGAGAAGGGAGCTGCAGAGAGACTCGCGGCGAGAGTGGTGGTGGGGGCCCATAGCAGCGAGGGCGGAGGTggatgagagagagggagatgaTGTAGCGGTCGGAAGTCAGATATCCGGCGGGAGAGACAAAGCGGGCATTTCTCTTAAA is a window from the Malus domestica chromosome 16, GDT2T_hap1 genome containing:
- the LOC103439074 gene encoding protein unc-13 homolog codes for the protein MGPHHHSRRESLCSSLLAPRPDYHDCDRDLVWPFGKLEGIDRDDVRETAYEIFFTACRSSPGFGGRNALVFYSNHHDNNSSNSNGGEGSGSGSGSKVNGVVTTPTSRVKRALGLKMLKRSPSRRMALGAGNGGWSSPSSPNASNSGGSPGMSFTLPPSRPRRPMTSAEIMRQQMRVTEGSDNRLRKTLMRTLVGQMGRRAETIILPLELLRHLKPSEFNDSHEYHYWQKRQLKILEAGLLLHPSIPLAKSNTFALRLREIIRAVDTKAIDTGKNSDTMRTLCNSVVSLSWRSSNGTPTDVCHWADGYPLNIHLYVALLQSVFDIRDETLVLDEVDEMLELMKKTWSTLGITRPIHNVCFTWVLFQQYVQTAQIEADLLCAAHAMLAEVANNAKRPDREVMYVKILSSVLSSMQGWAEKKLLRYHDYFQRGTVGQIENLLPLALSSSKILGEDVTITERGRGGKGEIKVVDNSGDRVDYYIRSSMKQAFAKIMEAGNVTEVAEDAVTETLHQLAKETEELALKERESFSPILKRWHTTAAGVAAVTLHNCYGAVLKQYLNGVSTLSGDTVEILQRAGKLEKVLLQMVVEDSAECEDGGKAIVREMVPYEIDSIIMNLLKRWIHERLKRGKECVHRAKESETWNPKSKSEPYAPSAEELMKLAKETVDDFFQIPIGITEDLVQDLADGLEHVFKEYTSFVASCGSKQSYIPTLPPLTRCNRDSKFLKLWKKASPCSVGAEDFHPNGTNEGHHPRPSTSRGTQRLYIRLNTLHYLLSHLHSLDKNLSLSPRIIPTTPRSRHANNRKSQTNASSYFELAQSGIQSACQHVSEVAAYRLIFLDSNSVFYESLYVGDVANARIRPALRILKQNLTLLGVILTDKAQALAIKEVMRASFEAFLMVLVAGGSSRVFYRTDHEMIEEDFDSLKRIFCTCGEGLITKDVVEHEAETTEGVIELMGQCTEQLMEDFSIVTCESSGIGVVGSGQRLPMPPTTGRWNRSDPNTLLRVLCHRNDKAANQFLKRTFQLAKRR